The Klebsiella quasivariicola region TCGCCATCGCAGATAGCATCGACATCCACTTCAATCGCGTCGTCGAGGAAGCGATCCAGCAGTACCGGCGCGTCGTTAGAGACGCTGACCGCAGTCTGGAAGTAGCGGCGCAGATCCTGCTCGTCGTAAACAATCTCCATCGCCCGACCGCCGAGCACGTAAGACGGGCGCACCACCAACGGATAGCCGATCTCTTTTGCCTTCTCAACCGCTTGCTCAATCGCAGTCACGGTGGCGTTCGCCGGCTGCTTCAGTTTCAGGCGGTCAACCGCATGCTGGAAGCGCTCACGGTCTTCCGCACGGTCGATGGCGTCCGGGCTGGTACCGATAACCGGCACGCCGGCTGCTTCCAGCGCGCGCGCCAGCTTCAGCGGGGTCTGGCCGCCGTACTGGACGATAACGCCCTTCGGCTTCTCGATGCGCACGATTTCCAGCACGTCCTCCAGGGTCACCGGCTCGAAGTACAGACGGTCGGAGGTGTCGTAGTCGGTGGAGACGGTTTCCGGGTTACAGTTGACCATGATGGTCTCGTAACCGTCTTCACGCAGCGCCAGCGAGGCGTGTACGCAGCAGTAGTCAAATTCGATACCCTGACCGATACGGTTCGGGCCGCCGCCGAGAACCATGATCTTATCGCGGTCAACGGACGGGTTGGACTCACACTCTTCTTCATAAGTGGAGTACATGTAGGCAGTATCGGTAGCAAATTCCGCCGCGCAGGTATCCACGCGTTTGTAGACCGGATGCAGGTCATACTGGTCGCGCAGCTTGCGGATTTCCGCTTCACGCACACCCGCCAGCTTCGCCAGACGCGCATCGGCAAAGCCTTTACGCTTCAGGGTGCGCAGGAAGTCAACGTCGAGGCCGTTGATACCCACTTCCGCCACTTTCTCTTCCAGACGTACCAGCTCTTCAATCTGCACCAGGAACCAGCGATCGATGTTGGTCAGGTTGAAGACGCCGTCGACGGAGAGGCCCGCGCGGAACGCGTCAGCGATATACCAGATACGCTCAGCGCCGGCGTCTTTCAGCTCGCGGCGGATTTTGGTCAGCGCTTCCGGATCGTCGAGGCTCACTTTCGGGTCGAAGCCGGTGGCGCCCACTTCCAGACCGCGCAGCGCTTTCTGCAAGGATTCCTGCTGGGTGCGACCAATCGCCATCACTTCGCCGACAGACTTCATCTGGGTTGTCAGACGATCGTTGGCGCCGGCGAATTTTTCGAAGTTAAAGCGTGGAATTTTAGTGACTACGTAGTCGATGGACGGCTCAAAAGAAGCCGGCGTGCGGCCACCGGTGATGTCGTTCATCAGCTCGTCAAGGGTATAACCTACCGCCAGCTTGGCTGCCACTTTAGCAATCGGGAAGCCGGTCGCTTTGGAGGCCAGCGCCGAGGAGCGGGAGACGCGCGGGTTCATTTCAATAACGATCAGGCGACCGTTTTTCGGGTTGACCGCGAACTGTACGTTAGAGCCGCCGGTTTCGACACCGATTTCACGCAGCACCGCCATCGAGGCGTTACGCATGATCTGGTACTCTTTATCAGTCAGGGTCTGCGCCGGCGCAACGGTGATGGAGTCACCGGTGTGGATACCCATGGCGTCAAAGTTTTCAATCGAGCAGACAATGATGCAGTTATCGTTCTTATCGCGCACCACTTCCATCTCGTACTCTTTCCAGCCGATCAGCGATTCATCAATCAGCAGTTCGTTGGTCGGAGAGAGATCCAGGCCGCGTTCGCAGATTTCTTCGAACTCTTCGCGGTTATAGGCGATACCGCCGCCGGTGCCGCCCATGGTAAAGGACGGACGGATGATGCACGGGAAACCAACGTCGGCGGCAACCGCCAGCGCTTCTTCCATCGTGTGGGCGATACCAGAGCGCGCGGTGTCGAGACCGATTTTTTTCATCGCGATATCGAAACGGCGACGGTCTTCGGCTTTATCAATCGCATCGGCGGTGGCGCCAATCATAGTCACACCGAATTCAGCCAGAACGCCCTGACGCTCCAGCTCGAGCGCGCAGTTCAGCGCCGTCTGGCCGCCCATGGTCGGCAGCACCGCGTCCGGGCGCTCTTTTTCGATGATTTTACGCACCACTTCCCAGTGAATCGGCTCGATATAGGTGGCATCGGCCATTTCCGGGTCGGTCATGATGGTCGCCGGGTTAGAGTTCACCAGGATAACGCGGTAGCCTTCTTCACGCAGGGCTTTACAGGCCTGGGCTCCGGAGTAGTCAAACTCACACGCCTGACCGATAACAATCGGGCCCGCGCCCAGAATCAGGATACTTTTTATGTCTGTACGTTTTGGCATTGCTTTCTTCTCCGAAGAACCTGTTTATGGTCGTCGCGAGCGATGGGTAGACAAGGAAAAAATTTGTGAGAAAGCGCAGTTTACAAAACGTAAATGAGCATTTTGAACAAATTTTTAACGCCGTATTCCCGAGCACAGCAGAACATAAACAGGTTCTGATTATTTCGCGGACTGACGGTAGAGCTCAATTAACTCGATAAAGTGGTCGAACAGCGGTGCGGCATCGTGCGGCCCCGGGCTCGCTTCCGGGTGGCCCTGGAAGCTGAACGCCGGTTTATCGGTACGATGGATCCCCTGCAGGGTGCCGTCGAACAGCGACTTGTGGGTCACGCGCAGGTTAGCCGGCAGCGTGGCTTCATCCACCGCGAAACCGTGGTTCTGGGCGGTGATCATCACCACATTGTTGTCGATATCTTTAACCGGATGGTTGCCGCCGTGGTGACCGAACTTCATCTTAATGGTCCTGGCACCGCTCGCCAGCGCCAGCAGCTGATGGCCAAGGCAGATGCCGAACACCGGAATATCGGTCTCGAGGAATTTTTCAATCGCCTCGATAGCGTAATCGCACGGCGCCGGGTCGCCAGGGCCGTTGGAGAGGAAGATACCGTCCGGATTCAGCGCCAGTACGTCCGCGGCGGAGGTCTTCGCCGGCACCACCGTCAGGCGGCAGCCGCGGTCAACCAGCATGCGCAGGATGTTGCGTTTCGCACCGAAGTCATATGCCACGACGTGGAACGGCAGCTCGCTTTCCGCTTTCGCTTCCGGCAGATCGCCCGCCAGGGTCCAGCTGCCTTGCGTCCAGCTGTAGGTTTCTGCGGTGGTGACTTCCTTCGCCAGATCCATGCCGTTCAGGCCCGGGAACGCTTTCGCTTTTTCCAGCGCCAGCTGGGCATCCGGGCTGTCGCCCGCGATGATGCAGCCGTTTTGCGCCCCTTTCTCACGCAGCAGACGCGTCAGCTTGCGGGTATCGATATCGGCAATCGCCACGATGTTATGGCGCTTCAGATAAGAAGAGAGGTCTTCAGTACTGCGGAAGTTGCTGGCAATCAGCGGCAGGTCGCGAATAACCAGACCCTGCGCATGCACCTGAGAAGATTCTTCATCGGCGGCGTTGGTGCCGACATTACCAATATGAGGATAAGTAAGAGTGACGATTTGGCGGGAATAGGAAGGATCAGTGAGGATTTCTTGATAACCGGTCATTGAAGTATTGAAAACGACTTCCCCAACCGCCGTGCCGGTTGCCCCGATGGCCCGACCGTGAAACTGGGTTCCGTCTTCCAGAACCAATAGCGCTGACTTAATCAAAACATCCTCCAGAGAATATCCACTCACTTTATTTGCATATTAATTCATAAACACGATCTGAATCAATGCAAATCTGTTGCCCGCAGATTTTTGGCAAACGGCGGCATTCTGGAGAGATGTCGGATAAAAGTCAACTCAAAGCGGAGATTTTTAATGCCATTTTACGCCACTGGCGCATAAGACGTGATTTTTACGCCAAAAAGATCAACAAACCTGCCTTAGAAAACGCTTGCGGACGTGGAAGAGTGTAAAACAGAGCGCTAACCAGCAAAAAAGTGGACCAGATGGTCAAAATTTACATTCCATTCACTAAAAAACAGGCAAAGAAAGCATGTTTTAGCCATTTCATCAAAAACAAATCATGTAATGCGCAAAAATAAAAAAGGGCAACAAAATATTGCCCCTTGCATCAATAACTTATTGATAGCAATAACCACATCACGATGGGTAATAATCGTTATAAAGCATTCAGATCCAGCACATCACGCATATCAAATAGGCCATTTTTCTTAGCTTTCAGCCATAAAGCTGAACGAACGGCGCCATTAGCAAACGTCATTCGGCTGGACGCTTTATGGGTGATTTCAATACGCTCGCCGATATCAGCAAACATCGCGGTATGCTCTCCGACGATGTCGCCTGCACGGACGGTCGCAAAGCCGATAGTGCCCGGGACACGTTCGCCGGTATGACCTTCACGACTGTAAACGGCGCAGTCCTTCAGATCTTTGTTCAATGCGCCGGCGATCGCTTCGCCCATCGCCAGCGCGGTGCCTGACGGCGCATCCACTTTATGCCGGTGGTGCGCTTCGATAATTTCGATGTCGGTATAGTCGCCCATCACCTTCGCCGCCTTCTCCAGCAGCTTTAACAGGACGTTGACGCCGACGCTAAAGTTAGCGGCGAAGACAATGGCAATCTCCTCGGCAGCATCGCGAATCGCCAGTTTGCCCGCGTCGTCAAACCCGGTGGTGCCAATAACCATCCCTTTACCATGTTCACGGCAGAAGGCCAGGTGGTTCAGCGTGCCTTCCGGGCGGGTAAAATCGATCAGGACGTCGAAATCGTCTTTAACCGCCGACAGGCTGCTTTGCACCGTAACGCCCGCTTTTCCTGCGCCCGCCAGCTCGCCGGCATCGCTGCCCACCAGACTGGATCCTTCGCGCTCCAGCGCCGCGCCCAGCGCCACGCCTTCCATCTGCAGCGCAGCCTGAATTAACTGGCGTCCCATCCGGCCGCCCGCGCCGGCGATGGCCACGCGGATTTGTGCATCATGCATAGCTATTCTCTTTTGTTAACATTACGTAAATTGTTTTCAGAGTAACCAGCCCATCAGCGGGCCGCTACTCAAAAACGCCGATAATTAGAAATTTATGACAAACGGCGGACGATATCAGTAAAAACTATAAGTTTGTGCCGCAAATCCACGTTTACGCAGTGACAACCAGCAAGAGAAATGAGGATGCTCCGCCCCCACAAGGCGGGCGGAGACGGGGTGGAAGGAATTACTGCGGGAAAAGCGCGCCGCCAGGAAAGGCGGATAAAAACCAGGTCACCGCCAGTAAATCAGCGCTGCCGCCGGGGCTGAGGTGGCGGGCAATCAGCTCATCGTCAAACTGGCGCATCGCCTCCAGTCCATCGTCAGCCAGCACGCCTCCCTGCCACAGCAATCGCTGCGCTTCCTGCTGGACATAGTTCAGCCCGGCCAGCCCGCCGCGCGAGACGAGATTAGTATCATCATTCCACGCCATCAGGTGCAGCAGGGTTTGCAGCAGCGCCAGGTTGCTGTCGCTGGTTTCCGCCATCACACGGTTAAAGACCGGCAACGCCTGGGTGCGCACCGTCAGGAATCCACTCTCTGCCTCGCCGCGCGCGCCGGCGAGGCCATAACGCAGAAAATGAGCCTCGCCTTTACTGAGTCGCTCCCCGTTAGCCGAGGATAATTCCTGCATAACCATGCCGCGACAGAAGCGTGCCACCTGATCGCACAGCCGATGTTGTTCCATCGGCTCTCCCTTCGACGCCAGCCTGCCTGCCGCCGCGCTCAGCAGACCAAAAGCGAAGATCGCCCCCCGATGGGTATTCACTCCGCCGGTCACTTCCAGCATATCGTTCTCGCAGGCCATTCCCACCGGGCGCAGCATCATCAATACCTGCTCCGGCGCGACCGCCGCGGTATCGTGGCCCATGATATAAAACTTTTCCATCCACGGGGCCACCACGGCGGTGCTGGCTTCAAACGAGGCCAAATCCATATCGTGGTGCGCGCCAGCGTTACGAATATCCACTAACCCAGGCTTGGGGGTCAGGCGAACTTCGGTTAACAGTGCGCGCTCCACCGCGCTGACGATCTCATCTGCAGTCATTGCCGTCACGCGCTGCAAACGCGGAGGATGGATTAACACGTTGTTCATCGCCTTTTCCCCTCTGCGCTTAGTCGCTGTTTTTAACCTGACGAATCACATCGATGACCGAGCCGTCGCGATAGCGCACGACTGCGACCACCCGATCGGTAAATTCGATCGGCTGCGGCTTGCCGGTCAACAGCTCTGCACGCTGCTGCAGTTCCTCAATGGTCATCAGCGGGATACCCGCGTTGCGCAGATTGTCGATCAGGTCCTGACGCGCCGGGTTTACCGCAATGCCGTGGTCAGTGACCAGCACATCCACGCTGGCCCCCGGCGTGACGCGGGTCAGCACCTTTTCCACGACGCAGGGAATACGGCCGCGAACTAACGGTGCGGTAATAATGGTCAAATCCGCACCGGCGGCGGTATCGCTGTGGCCACCGGACGCCCCGCGCAGCACACCGTTAGAACCGGTCATCACGTTGACGTTAAAGTCGGTATCGATTTCCAGCGCGCTGAGCATTACCACGTTTAAGCGCTCGCAGGAGG contains the following coding sequences:
- the dapB gene encoding 4-hydroxy-tetrahydrodipicolinate reductase — encoded protein: MHDAQIRVAIAGAGGRMGRQLIQAALQMEGVALGAALEREGSSLVGSDAGELAGAGKAGVTVQSSLSAVKDDFDVLIDFTRPEGTLNHLAFCREHGKGMVIGTTGFDDAGKLAIRDAAEEIAIVFAANFSVGVNVLLKLLEKAAKVMGDYTDIEIIEAHHRHKVDAPSGTALAMGEAIAGALNKDLKDCAVYSREGHTGERVPGTIGFATVRAGDIVGEHTAMFADIGERIEITHKASSRMTFANGAVRSALWLKAKKNGLFDMRDVLDLNAL
- the citG gene encoding triphosphoribosyl-dephospho-CoA synthase CitG, whose amino-acid sequence is MNNVLIHPPRLQRVTAMTADEIVSAVERALLTEVRLTPKPGLVDIRNAGAHHDMDLASFEASTAVVAPWMEKFYIMGHDTAAVAPEQVLMMLRPVGMACENDMLEVTGGVNTHRGAIFAFGLLSAAAGRLASKGEPMEQHRLCDQVARFCRGMVMQELSSANGERLSKGEAHFLRYGLAGARGEAESGFLTVRTQALPVFNRVMAETSDSNLALLQTLLHLMAWNDDTNLVSRGGLAGLNYVQQEAQRLLWQGGVLADDGLEAMRQFDDELIARHLSPGGSADLLAVTWFLSAFPGGALFPQ
- the carB gene encoding carbamoyl-phosphate synthase large subunit, with protein sequence MPKRTDIKSILILGAGPIVIGQACEFDYSGAQACKALREEGYRVILVNSNPATIMTDPEMADATYIEPIHWEVVRKIIEKERPDAVLPTMGGQTALNCALELERQGVLAEFGVTMIGATADAIDKAEDRRRFDIAMKKIGLDTARSGIAHTMEEALAVAADVGFPCIIRPSFTMGGTGGGIAYNREEFEEICERGLDLSPTNELLIDESLIGWKEYEMEVVRDKNDNCIIVCSIENFDAMGIHTGDSITVAPAQTLTDKEYQIMRNASMAVLREIGVETGGSNVQFAVNPKNGRLIVIEMNPRVSRSSALASKATGFPIAKVAAKLAVGYTLDELMNDITGGRTPASFEPSIDYVVTKIPRFNFEKFAGANDRLTTQMKSVGEVMAIGRTQQESLQKALRGLEVGATGFDPKVSLDDPEALTKIRRELKDAGAERIWYIADAFRAGLSVDGVFNLTNIDRWFLVQIEELVRLEEKVAEVGINGLDVDFLRTLKRKGFADARLAKLAGVREAEIRKLRDQYDLHPVYKRVDTCAAEFATDTAYMYSTYEEECESNPSVDRDKIMVLGGGPNRIGQGIEFDYCCVHASLALREDGYETIMVNCNPETVSTDYDTSDRLYFEPVTLEDVLEIVRIEKPKGVIVQYGGQTPLKLARALEAAGVPVIGTSPDAIDRAEDRERFQHAVDRLKLKQPANATVTAIEQAVEKAKEIGYPLVVRPSYVLGGRAMEIVYDEQDLRRYFQTAVSVSNDAPVLLDRFLDDAIEVDVDAICDGEMVLIGGIMEHIEQAGVHSGDSACSLPAYTLSKEIQDVMREQVQKLAFELQVRGLMNVQFAVKDNEVYLIEVNPRAARTVPFVSKATGVPLAKVAARVMAGKTLAQQGVTKEIIPPYYSVKEVVLPFNKFPGVDPLLGPEMRSTGEVMGVGRTFAEAFAKAQLGSNSTMKKQGRALLSVREGDKERVVDLAAKLLKFGFELDATHGTAIVLGEAGINPRLVNKVHEGRPHIQDRIKNGEYTYIINTTAGRQAIEDSKLIRRSALQYKVHYDTTLNGGFATAMALNADATDKVISVQEMHAQITK
- the carA gene encoding glutamine-hydrolyzing carbamoyl-phosphate synthase small subunit, encoding MIKSALLVLEDGTQFHGRAIGATGTAVGEVVFNTSMTGYQEILTDPSYSRQIVTLTYPHIGNVGTNAADEESSQVHAQGLVIRDLPLIASNFRSTEDLSSYLKRHNIVAIADIDTRKLTRLLREKGAQNGCIIAGDSPDAQLALEKAKAFPGLNGMDLAKEVTTAETYSWTQGSWTLAGDLPEAKAESELPFHVVAYDFGAKRNILRMLVDRGCRLTVVPAKTSAADVLALNPDGIFLSNGPGDPAPCDYAIEAIEKFLETDIPVFGICLGHQLLALASGARTIKMKFGHHGGNHPVKDIDNNVVMITAQNHGFAVDEATLPANLRVTHKSLFDGTLQGIHRTDKPAFSFQGHPEASPGPHDAAPLFDHFIELIELYRQSAK